The following are encoded together in the Mesoterricola sediminis genome:
- a CDS encoding GspE/PulE family protein: MVSPTDPQADPGFSLSASEIKSALAAEELSKTDSRPAPLYPTLDLTREVVDFALFQAIPLDLMLKHRFVPVHERDGHLWLAMADPLDVVAQDVLRMHLKRPLRFAAAPYAQIQVVLKKSESGQKVLEEAGEALRVQVLREEDIDEDVLDLENLTDKDEAPIIRLVDTTIFNALQRRASDIHLETTSTGFQIKYRIDGSLYAAAEPIDRRFASPIISRIKVMSELDIAEKRKPQDGRFKLKVRGRAIDFRVSIMPTIHGEDSVIRILDKENLSEEFRSLSLDILGFSERELTRLRRFAREPYGMFLVTGPTGSGKTTTLYAVLSEIKSPEDKLITIEDPVEYQLEGVTQIPVNEKKGLTFAVGLRSILRHDPDKILVGEIRDPETAQIAIQSALTGHLVFTTVHANHTLDVLSRFQHMGVEVYNFVSALNCILAQRLVRTLCPKCKRQVAAPGAAELQENGLTPEWARDATFYEKVGCVDCNGTGFRGRQAIIEFMGLNDDLRELITRRASVREIKAAARSFGMQSLRESAVEKVRLGLTTFAEINKVTFRESE; this comes from the coding sequence ATGGTATCCCCAACCGACCCCCAAGCCGACCCTGGATTTTCGCTCTCCGCGTCCGAAATCAAATCCGCCCTCGCGGCCGAGGAATTATCCAAGACCGATTCACGCCCGGCGCCCCTCTACCCCACCCTCGACCTGACCCGGGAGGTGGTGGACTTCGCCCTCTTCCAGGCGATCCCCCTCGATCTGATGCTCAAGCACCGGTTCGTGCCCGTACATGAGCGGGACGGTCACCTTTGGCTGGCCATGGCCGATCCCCTGGACGTCGTCGCCCAGGACGTGCTCCGGATGCACCTCAAGCGCCCCCTCCGGTTCGCCGCAGCCCCCTATGCCCAGATCCAGGTGGTCCTCAAGAAGTCGGAGAGTGGGCAGAAAGTGCTCGAGGAGGCCGGGGAGGCCCTGCGGGTCCAGGTGCTCCGGGAGGAGGACATCGACGAGGACGTCCTGGACCTGGAGAACCTCACGGACAAGGATGAAGCACCCATCATCCGCCTCGTGGACACCACCATCTTCAACGCCCTCCAGCGCCGGGCCTCCGACATCCACCTGGAGACCACGTCCACGGGCTTCCAGATCAAGTACCGCATCGACGGGAGCCTCTACGCCGCCGCCGAGCCCATCGACCGGCGCTTCGCCTCCCCCATCATCAGCCGCATCAAGGTCATGTCCGAGCTGGACATCGCCGAGAAGCGGAAGCCCCAGGACGGCCGGTTCAAGCTCAAGGTGCGGGGCCGGGCCATCGACTTCCGCGTCAGCATCATGCCCACCATCCACGGGGAGGACTCGGTCATCCGCATCCTGGACAAGGAGAACCTGTCGGAGGAGTTCCGCAGCCTCTCCCTGGACATCCTGGGGTTCAGCGAACGGGAGCTGACCCGCCTGCGCCGTTTCGCCCGGGAGCCCTACGGCATGTTCCTGGTCACCGGCCCCACCGGCAGCGGCAAGACCACCACCCTCTACGCAGTGCTCAGCGAGATCAAGAGCCCCGAGGACAAGCTCATCACCATCGAGGACCCCGTCGAATACCAGCTCGAGGGCGTCACCCAGATCCCCGTGAACGAGAAGAAGGGCCTCACCTTCGCCGTGGGCCTCCGGTCCATCCTCCGGCACGATCCCGACAAGATCCTCGTGGGCGAGATCCGCGACCCGGAGACCGCCCAGATCGCCATCCAGTCCGCCCTCACGGGCCACCTGGTCTTCACCACGGTGCACGCCAACCACACCCTGGACGTCCTGAGCCGCTTCCAGCACATGGGCGTCGAGGTCTACAACTTCGTCTCGGCCCTGAACTGCATCCTGGCCCAGCGCCTGGTCCGGACCCTCTGCCCCAAGTGCAAGCGGCAGGTCGCCGCCCCCGGCGCCGCCGAGCTCCAGGAGAACGGCCTCACCCCCGAATGGGCCCGGGACGCCACCTTCTACGAGAAGGTCGGCTGCGTGGACTGCAACGGCACCGGGTTCCGGGGCCGGCAGGCCATCATCGAGTTCATGGGCCTCAACGACGACCTCCGGGAGCTCATCACCCGACGGGCGAGCGTCCGCGAGATCA
- a CDS encoding NADH-quinone oxidoreductase subunit A, translating to MLILVAVALPIVILSISRLVRPHVPNATKYSTYECGLRVTTEAREKFSVRYYLVAVMFLVFDVETVFLMPWAIQMKELAIFGLVEMGIFLFLLLFGYGYIWSKGALTWE from the coding sequence TTGCTCATACTGGTCGCCGTCGCCCTGCCGATCGTGATCCTGTCCATATCCAGACTGGTCAGGCCCCACGTGCCGAACGCGACCAAGTACTCGACGTATGAGTGCGGCCTCCGCGTGACGACGGAGGCGCGCGAGAAGTTCTCGGTGCGCTACTACCTGGTGGCCGTGATGTTCCTCGTCTTCGACGTGGAGACGGTCTTCCTCATGCCCTGGGCCATCCAGATGAAGGAACTCGCCATCTTCGGCCTGGTCGAGATGGGCATCTTCCTGTTCCTCCTCCTGTTCGGCTACGGCTACATCTGGTCCAAAGGAGCCCTCACATGGGAATGA